A single Pseudomonas sp. DC1.2 DNA region contains:
- the rhlB gene encoding ATP-dependent RNA helicase RhlB, giving the protein MTVLKALKKMFGKSEAEPLAPVATAPSHTPSHRTDGHQPGRTATAAAPKHAPVTTPAAQPVAVSASEQPLSETPKPVKPRREPKPKAPVIPWKLEDFAVEPMEGKTRFHDFKLAPELMHAIQDLGFPYCTPIQAQVLGFTLAGKDAIGRAQTGTGKTAAFLISIITQLLDTPPPKERYMGEPRALIIAPTRELVVQIAKDAADLTKYTGLNVMTFVGGMDFDKQLKHLEARHCDILVATPGRLLDFNQRGDVHLDMVEVMVLDEADRMLDMGFIPQVRQIIRQTPPKNERQTLLFSATFTEDVMNLAKQWTTEPSIVEIEAQNVASENVEQHIYAVAGADKYKLLYNLVTDNGWERVMVFANRKDEVRRIEERLVRDGVNAAQLSGDVPQHKRIKTLEGFREGKIRVLVATDVAGRGIHIDGISHVINFTLPEVPDDYVHRIGRTGRAGAEGVSISFAGEDDSYQLPSIEALLGRKISCETPSTHLLRPVERKHP; this is encoded by the coding sequence ATGACCGTGCTCAAAGCACTCAAAAAAATGTTCGGTAAAAGCGAGGCTGAGCCGCTCGCCCCAGTCGCCACCGCTCCGTCTCACACCCCCAGCCACCGCACCGACGGTCATCAGCCTGGCCGGACCGCCACCGCAGCGGCACCGAAACACGCGCCAGTGACCACACCGGCCGCCCAACCTGTTGCAGTCTCTGCCTCCGAGCAACCGCTCAGCGAAACGCCAAAACCAGTAAAACCGCGTCGCGAACCAAAGCCTAAGGCGCCGGTTATTCCCTGGAAACTCGAAGACTTCGCCGTCGAACCCATGGAAGGCAAAACCCGCTTCCACGATTTCAAGCTTGCGCCAGAGTTAATGCACGCCATTCAGGACCTGGGTTTCCCGTATTGCACGCCGATTCAGGCGCAAGTCCTGGGTTTCACCCTCGCGGGTAAAGACGCCATTGGTCGCGCACAGACCGGCACCGGCAAAACCGCCGCGTTCCTGATCTCGATCATTACTCAGTTACTGGATACCCCGCCGCCCAAAGAACGCTACATGGGTGAACCGCGCGCGCTGATCATTGCGCCGACCCGGGAACTGGTGGTGCAGATCGCCAAAGACGCCGCCGACCTGACCAAGTACACCGGCCTAAACGTCATGACGTTTGTGGGTGGCATGGATTTCGACAAGCAGCTCAAGCACCTTGAAGCCCGTCACTGCGACATCCTCGTCGCCACACCGGGCCGTCTGCTGGATTTCAACCAGCGCGGCGATGTACACCTGGACATGGTTGAAGTCATGGTCCTGGACGAAGCCGACCGGATGCTCGACATGGGTTTCATCCCACAAGTGCGTCAGATCATTCGCCAGACCCCGCCGAAGAACGAACGCCAAACGCTGCTGTTCTCCGCGACCTTCACCGAAGACGTCATGAACCTGGCCAAGCAATGGACCACCGAGCCTTCGATCGTCGAGATCGAAGCGCAAAACGTGGCCAGCGAAAACGTCGAGCAACACATCTACGCCGTGGCAGGTGCCGACAAATACAAGCTGCTTTACAACCTCGTCACCGACAACGGTTGGGAACGGGTGATGGTCTTCGCCAACCGCAAAGATGAAGTGCGGCGAATCGAAGAGCGCCTGGTACGCGATGGCGTCAACGCCGCGCAACTGTCCGGCGATGTGCCGCAGCACAAGCGCATCAAAACCCTGGAAGGTTTCCGCGAAGGCAAGATTCGTGTGTTGGTGGCCACCGATGTTGCCGGTCGCGGCATCCACATCGACGGCATCAGCCACGTGATCAACTTTACCCTGCCGGAAGTCCCGGACGACTACGTACACCGCATCGGTCGGACTGGCCGTGCCGGCGCAGAGGGTGTGTCCATCAGCTTTGCCGGTGAAGACGACTCCTACCAGCTCCCCTCCATCGAGGCGCTGCTAGGTCGCAAGATCAGCTGTGAAACACCGTCCACTCATCTGTTACGTCCAGTTGAGCGCAAGCACCCGTAA
- a CDS encoding FAD-binding oxidoreductase yields the protein MSQADFIIIGGGIAGASTGFWLSPHGRVIVLERESHPAYHATGRSAALYSAAYGTPQVRALTQASRDFFDAPPSGFCEHPLLTARGEMTVDFTADAVELNNQYLSAKATVPEMQLLSADDACARLPILRREKVHGAIYDPTACDIDTDALHQGYLRGIRRNNGEIHTDSEVLGLSRDADGLWRVQTNGQVFKAPIIINAAGAWADKLGALAGAQPLGLVPKRRSAFIFAGPEGVDIHHWPMLVSLDESFYMKPDAGMFLGSPANADPVEPHDVQPEELDIAMGIYQIEQATTLTIRRPTRTWAGLRSFVRDGDLLCGFDTQVPGLFWVAAQGGYGIQTSPAMGQASAALVRGESLPEQLTRFGLEAAMLSPARLS from the coding sequence ATGAGCCAGGCAGACTTCATCATCATCGGCGGTGGCATTGCCGGCGCTTCCACCGGTTTCTGGCTATCACCGCACGGGCGCGTGATCGTCCTGGAACGCGAATCACATCCGGCTTATCACGCCACAGGACGTTCGGCCGCACTGTACAGCGCCGCTTACGGCACGCCCCAAGTTCGGGCGCTGACCCAGGCCAGCCGCGACTTTTTCGACGCCCCGCCCAGCGGTTTCTGCGAGCATCCGCTGCTGACCGCGCGGGGCGAGATGACCGTGGATTTCACCGCAGACGCAGTCGAGCTGAACAATCAATACCTAAGCGCCAAAGCCACGGTGCCCGAGATGCAACTGCTCAGCGCCGACGATGCCTGCGCGCGGCTGCCCATCCTGCGCCGGGAAAAAGTCCATGGCGCGATCTACGACCCAACGGCCTGCGACATCGATACCGATGCCTTGCACCAAGGTTATTTACGCGGGATCCGCCGCAACAACGGCGAAATCCATACCGACAGCGAAGTCTTGGGCCTGAGCCGTGATGCCGACGGTCTGTGGCGGGTGCAGACCAACGGCCAGGTCTTCAAGGCCCCGATCATTATCAACGCCGCCGGGGCGTGGGCCGACAAGCTCGGCGCACTGGCCGGCGCTCAGCCACTGGGCCTGGTACCCAAGCGGCGCTCAGCCTTTATCTTCGCCGGCCCCGAGGGCGTGGATATTCATCACTGGCCGATGCTGGTCAGCCTCGACGAATCGTTCTACATGAAGCCCGATGCCGGCATGTTCCTCGGCTCGCCCGCCAACGCCGACCCGGTGGAACCCCACGATGTGCAGCCAGAGGAACTGGACATCGCGATGGGCATTTACCAGATTGAACAAGCCACCACCCTAACTATCCGCCGTCCGACCCGGACCTGGGCCGGCCTGCGCAGCTTTGTGCGCGACGGTGATTTGCTGTGCGGCTTCGACACTCAGGTGCCAGGGCTGTTCTGGGTAGCGGCGCAGGGTGGCTACGGTATCCAGACGTCACCGGCGATGGGGCAAGCCAGCGCGGCATTGGTTCGCGGTGAATCATTGCCCGAGCAACTGACCCGTTTCGGCCTGGAAGCCGCGATGCTCTCCCCCGCCCGCCTGAGCTGA